The region ACCGTGCCTACAATATCACCAGGGAATGAATATTGTTTTCGCGGAAACTGAACGTGCTGCAATTAAGGGTTGATTTTCTTTCGGCTCCTTTGTAGCCTGAATCCCGATTCTGTGCGCCACGGACGAAGTGATTCACCATTTGTGGAAGGCCGCTAAGCAGTTACTCGAGAGTTGAAATGAAGCCGGGACAGAACCAGCAAACGGTTGGCGCTGTGATGGTCGTGGGTGGTGGCATTGCAGGGATGCAGGCCGCTTTGGACCTCGCCGCCACTGGGTTTTACGTGTACTTGGTTGAAGCATCGCCTGCCATTGGCGGGACCATGGCGCAACTGGATAAGACTTTTCCCACCAATGAGTGCGCCATGTGAATCATCTCGCCGAAACTGGTCGAGGTCGGCCGGCACATCAACATCGAGCTTCTTACTCTCTGCGAAGTTGAAAGCATATCAGGGGCCCCGGGAAACTTCGAGGTCACGCTACGCCAATCTCCCCGTTACATTGATACGGATCTGTGCATCGCCTGCGGCACCTGTGCGGAAAAATGCCCCAAGCGAGTAGTCGATTCGTACAATGCCGGCTTGACCAAGCGAAAGGCTGCCTACATTCCGTACGCACAGGCCGTTCCCTTGAAATATGTAATTGATGCGAAGTCCTGCATCTATTTTCAAAAAGGGGGCCGGTGCAAGGCGTGCCAGAAGTTTTGCCCCACCGGCGCGGTGAACTTTGAGGACAAGGCCAAGATTCACAAGATCCGGGTAGGGGCAATGATCCTGGCCCCTGGATTTGTTCCTTACTCTCCCACCAATCGTGACACGTTTTCCTACGGCAGGCATGCGAACGTTTTGACCAGCCTTGAGTTTGAACGAATATTGAGTTCTTCCGGTCCTTCCAAAGGACACCTGGTGAGGCCATCCGACCAAAACGAACCAAGAAAAATTGCCTGGCTTCAGTGTGTGGGCTCTCGCGATAGCCACCAGGGCGCAAACCCTTATTGCTCAACAGTGTGCTGCACCTACGCCATCAAGCAGGCGCTGATTGCAAAGGAACACAGCGCAGGATCGCTGGATGCAGCCATATTCTACATAGATATTCGCACCCAGGGAAAGGATTTTGAGAAGTACTACTGGCGGGCCAGAGATGAGAAGGGGGTTCGGTTTGTAAAGTCAAAAATCAGCACTGTCATGCCTGTGGATGACACGGGAAATCTCGTGATCCGATATACAAACGGAACCGGAAAACGGGTTGAGGAAGAATTTGACATGGTAATCCTGTCCGTAGGGCTGGTAGTGCGGGAAGATACGGCTTTCCTGGCCGAAAAATTCGGTATCAGTCTGGACAAGTATCATTTTGCAGCCACAAGCAGCTTTGCGCCGGTGGAGACATCACGCCCAGGGATCTACGTTTGTGGAGCATTGCAGGGACCCAAAGACATCCCATATTCGGTCATGCAGGCCAGCGCCGCTGCCTGTGCAGCAGGGACCAGGCTCGCCGAGGTGCGAGGTACCCTGATGCGAGAACAACCTGAGGTTTCCCAGCGCGTTATTGCCGGTGAGCCCCCTCGTGTGGGGGTCTTTGTATGTAATTGCGGTGTGAACATCGGTGGGGTTGTGCGGGTGCCCGAGGTTGTGGAATATGCCCGGAGTTTACCCTGTGTGGCCTATGTGGAGGAGAATCTGTTCACATGTTCCCAGGATACCCAGGACAAGATGAAAGATGTGATCAAAGAGCACGGCCTAAACCGCATTGTGGTGGCCGCCTGCAGCCCACAAACCCATGAAGCACTGTTTCAGGAGACGCTAACCCAGGCAGGCCTTAACAAATACCTCTTTGAGATGGCCAACATTCGCAACCAGTGTTCCTGGGTTCACAGTGACGATCGGAACCCAGCGACAGAGAAGGCCAAAGATCTGGTGCGGATGGGTGTGGCCAAGGCCTCGCGCTTGGACCCTTTGGAAGAGGTGAGGTTGGAAGTGAACGAGGCGGGCCTGGTTATTGGAAGCGGGATAGCAGGTATGACTGCGGCTCTTGGGCTGGCAGATCAGGGCTTTCAGGTGCACTTGATTGAAAAGGAAAAGACCTTGGGTGGGCACGGCCAGGAACTCCTGAAAACATGGAGGGGCGAAGACACGGGGGCCTTTGTGACCCAACTGGCCAAAGGAGTGGAAAACCATCCGCTTATTTCCCTTCATCTGCAATCAACTGTGGTGGGGGCTGAAGGGTTTGTGGGAAATTTCAGATCTACCGTAAAGATGGGCGAGAAGACAGAGATCGTTGAACACGGGGCAGTGATAATTGCCACGGGGGGGCATCAGCTCAGGCCCAACGAGTATCATTTCGGCAGGCATCCCCACATCTTTGTCTCCCTGGACCTTGACAAGGCTATCACAACGGATCCTGACAGGTTCAAGGACGTCACCGCGGCCGTTTTTATCCAGTGTGTGGGCTCAAGAGAAGCAGAGAGGCCCTACTGCAGCAAGGTGTGCTGCACCCAGTCGATTCAGAACGCCTTGCGACTGAAAGGGCTAAACCCCAACATGGACATTTACATTCTTTTTCGAGATATTCGCACCTACGGCCACAGAGAAGACATTTACAGAGAAGCACGCTCAAGAGGGATTACCTTTATTCGTTACAGCCTTGA is a window of Deltaproteobacteria bacterium DNA encoding:
- a CDS encoding CoB--CoM heterodisulfide reductase iron-sulfur subunit A family protein, producing the protein MKPGQNQQTVGAVMVVGGGIAGMQAALDLAATGFYVYLVEASPAIGGTMAQLDKTFPTNECAMUIISPKLVEVGRHINIELLTLCEVESISGAPGNFEVTLRQSPRYIDTDLCIACGTCAEKCPKRVVDSYNAGLTKRKAAYIPYAQAVPLKYVIDAKSCIYFQKGGRCKACQKFCPTGAVNFEDKAKIHKIRVGAMILAPGFVPYSPTNRDTFSYGRHANVLTSLEFERILSSSGPSKGHLVRPSDQNEPRKIAWLQCVGSRDSHQGANPYCSTVCCTYAIKQALIAKEHSAGSLDAAIFYIDIRTQGKDFEKYYWRARDEKGVRFVKSKISTVMPVDDTGNLVIRYTNGTGKRVEEEFDMVILSVGLVVREDTAFLAEKFGISLDKYHFAATSSFAPVETSRPGIYVCGALQGPKDIPYSVMQASAAACAAGTRLAEVRGTLMREQPEVSQRVIAGEPPRVGVFVCNCGVNIGGVVRVPEVVEYARSLPCVAYVEENLFTCSQDTQDKMKDVIKEHGLNRIVVAACSPQTHEALFQETLTQAGLNKYLFEMANIRNQCSWVHSDDRNPATEKAKDLVRMGVAKASRLDPLEEVRLEVNEAGLVIGSGIAGMTAALGLADQGFQVHLIEKEKTLGGHGQELLKTWRGEDTGAFVTQLAKGVENHPLISLHLQSTVVGAEGFVGNFRSTVKMGEKTEIVEHGAVIIATGGHQLRPNEYHFGRHPHIFVSLDLDKAITTDPDRFKDVTAAVFIQCVGSREAERPYCSKVCCTQSIQNALRLKGLNPNMDIYILFRDIRTYGHREDIYREARSRGITFIRYSLEEKPQVSISKNNLSVTVKDQMLQMPVRIDADIVTLASAIEPSAENKLLSRLYKLSINAEGFFQEAHAKLRPVDFATDGIYMAGLAHGPKPVEEIIAQAQAAAARASALLASKVIFTSAVVAYSDSAFCSGCGVCAEICPFGAASLDAKTGKAQINPSQCKGCGLCVASCRSGALNLKGFDQAQTFAMIDEAMAS